In Dermacentor silvarum isolate Dsil-2018 chromosome 2, BIME_Dsil_1.4, whole genome shotgun sequence, the following proteins share a genomic window:
- the LOC119441308 gene encoding FUN14 domain-containing protein 1-like has product MMCVGFVFTKAGKIAATAIGGSLLLFQIAQHQGYVKVNWSRLNKDLQQAQNELARRTDGKLPRLLEEVSHFGAGSKGAGDMALHYWAQKFVKDNVFLATGFAGGFLLGVASS; this is encoded by the exons ATGAT GTGTGTGGGGTTCGTCTTCACCAAGGCTGGCAAGATTGCTGCCACTGCCATTGGAGGCAGCCTGCTGCTTTTTCAG ATTGCACAGCATCAGGGCTACGTGAAGGTGAACTGGTCCAGGCTGAACAAGGATCTTCAGCAGGCACAAAATGAGCTGGCACGGCGCACAGACGGCAAGCTGCCCAGACTGCTCGAGGAGGTGAGCCACTTCGGGGCTGGTTCCAAAGGTGCAGGGGACATGGCCCTGCACTACTGG GCCCAGAAGTTTGTCAAGGACAATGTATTCCTGGCTACGGGCTTTGCTGGTGGCTTCCTGCTAGGTGTGGCATCCTCCTGA